In one window of Balaenoptera musculus isolate JJ_BM4_2016_0621 chromosome 10, mBalMus1.pri.v3, whole genome shotgun sequence DNA:
- the CD63 gene encoding CD63 antigen: MAVEGGMKCVKFLLYVLLLAFCAFAVGLIAVGIGAQLVLNQTITPGATPGSLLPVVIIAVGAFLFLVAFVGCCGACKENYCLMITFAIFLSLIMLVEVAAAIAGYVFRDKVISEFNKDFRQQMQNYPKNNHTALILDRMQEDFKCCGAANYTDWEKILIVTKRVPDSCCVNVTQGCGINFNMKDIHTEGCVEKIGGWLRSKMLVVAAAALGIAFVEVLGIIFACCLVKSIRSGYEVM; this comes from the exons ATGGCGGTGGAAGGAGGAATGAAATGTGTCAAGTTCTTGCTCTACGTTCTTCTGTTGGCCTTTTGC gcctTTGCAGTGGGGCTGATCGCCGTGGGCATAGGGGCCCAGCTCGTCCTGAATCAGACCATCACCCCGGGGGCCACCCCTGGCTCCCTGTTGCCCGTGGTCATCATCGCAGTGGGTGCCTTCCTCTTCCTGGTGGCCTTCGTGGGCTGCTGTGGAGCCTGCAAGGAGAACTACTGTCTTATGATCACG TTTGCCATCTTCCTGTCCCTTATCATGCTGGTGGAGGTGGCTGCAGCCATTGCTGGCTATGTGTTTAGAGACAAG GTGATATCAGAATTTAATAAGGATTTCCGGCAGCAGATGCAGAATTATCCCAAAAACAACCACACAGCATTGATCCTGGACAGGATGCAGGAAGAC TTTAAGTGCTGCGGGGCGGCTAActacacagactgggagaagatcCTGATCGTGACCAAGCGAGTCCCTGACTCCTGCTGTGTCAATGTCACTCAGGGCTGTGGGATTAATTTCAACATGAAGGATATCCATACTGAG GGCTGTGTGGAGAAGATCGGGGGCTGGCTGAGGAGCAAAATGCtggtggtggctgcagcagccctGGGCATTGCCTTTGTGGAG GTACTGGGTATCATCTTTGCCTGCTGCCTTGTGAAGAGCATCCGAAGTGGCTATGAGGTGATGTAG